Part of the Tribolium castaneum strain GA2 chromosome 4, icTriCast1.1, whole genome shotgun sequence genome is shown below.
tatacagtttttaaaaacacgATGTGACTCCCAAATCAATATTCAATCGATACCGCTTTAAGTCACTACAGCCGGTCTGTTATATAACAGAGAAACTTTTTTCtcaaatatatttaaatttttaatcgtgCTACCATTCGTAAAACTGCATGTGACTATTAAATAATGactattttaactttttactgtCAACACCCaccataaatattgaaaacactGAAAGAAACACCTcaagaattaattattttaacaattttgtgtcatttatttatgatgattgtaattttattttgagccGATTTGGTATTATAATTTCAGTCTATCAATAACGTGGAAAAGGTCAGCGAAACAATAAAcgatacatattttaaaaccaGTTTTGTACAAAGCCGCTGGATCAaacctaaaaacacaaaaatatagATTAACTTGCAAAGGTCACAActcgataaaatttaatttctcaTAATTGCTTGattcattaaaaatgaaagCGTAGCAATAATAAAAGGATAAGAATGTTGATGGCAAGAATGGTAGCTTGGTCTCTTCCgcagttattaataatttacaacaatttcAAGGTCTGCTTTATTTAGGTCTTCTTTATGGACACTAGAAACTTCAAAATGTAAGAGGGGAAATTGCAAAACTGAAGTCGATTACTATCGCTGCTGCTCgctgataaaaatataatagttGTAGGCAAGTATAATTTATAGATGAAGAAATCAGGCTTAAATATCAACGGaatacagactgaaccaaaagtaacgcacagaATTTATATCTTTGTTCTTGGTCTTTTTTCAATCCTTGAACAGGTCctcgttacttttggttctgtttaatacaaatattgaaaaaaaaaaattgacaaaatcaaaattcacAACGTTCATGGCTTGACTGAGTCTGTTGTGAGTAACCTGCTCTGAATAACGGAGCAAAGAAAGCGAAAGTGGTTGGTATTCTTAcacttctttaattttaagcaGATATTCGTTTCACAACCAATTATTACTCTGATTTTTGGCGATAAACTCTTCTTTGCATTTTCAGGTAATAACGAACcagttttttcgaaaatgtggCAAAACTGGATCAACTTTTAAAAGTTGAATCCGTTTAGAAACTCAAGGATAACAAAACTTTCCGAACAAAAAATTCGAATTGTGTTGAGttcgcatttttttcagttcaaCTAAAATAATCAAAGCCTTTTATTTTTACCCCAAGGTTGTTTTCTCGTGTACGACACtgcttaattgttttttttaactgggatttagtaatttttgggtttagtTTTATGTAATTTGTGTAGTAACAGCTTCTGAAAAGTCGGTTTTTTGGTGCCGGTCGAATTAGCAGTTTCCCAATAGCTGCATATTTCTGTCACCACTGGTGTTACTCAGGAATTTAAACTTGAAATTGTGAGCTAATCTCAGTAACTAACCTTCCTTCAGCTTGTGGGTGTTTTTTCAGATAACTGCGCCCAAAATGCAAcgttattgcaaaaaaatgttagaatGACAGTCAAGATTACAATGACTGTGTTAAGGAATGTTCAAGGCTTTCCGACTCCACCCAATTTGAGAAATATAGGATAAAAGCATTTACATTGAGAATTCTTTCTGATAGAGACACGGGTAATTACACAATTATTGCACACTTTCCAATGGTTTATcacaaatgtttatttttcggTCCATACAAAAAACAGACTTAAGTTACTTAAACTTTAAGAAAATACAAAGTACTGCCTGCAaagttacaaataaaaataagactAGTTTGGTCGCTTAACGAAGTGATTAAATAAAACGAGTGAACATTTAAAGCTAACTTATCGTCTATAGTTTACGGTGTAGGACCCGCTGTTTAGGTCCACGTTCGTGGCGGGGTGTCCTTGGAAAGGGTGGTAATTGGGGTAGGCAGGAGGTGCAGGGTTGTAATAATTCGGTTGGCTCGGGAAGTTATTGAAGCTAGTCTGGGGCCTGAAAGAGGGTTGGTAACTGGGCTGGTAGCTAGGCTGGTAAGCCGGCTGGGGTCTAGGCTGGGGTCTGTAGGCAGTCGGAGGTCTGTAAGCAGGTCGGGGGTTATAGGCAGGCTGTGGTTCAAAAGGAGGTTGTCTGTAAATCGACTGGGGATACCTTTGCTGGTTATTAGATCGGGCATAAGGATCATTTTTATAGTAAACACTGGGGTCCTCTCTGTATTGGCCATCGTCTTCGTCTTGTCCTAAGGGCCTGGCGTAGTCGTTGTTGATTTTCAAGGTGGGTGGAGGCACCTGGATTTCGTTGCCGGCCGGTTCGAAACCTCTCCTGCTGGCGCCGTATTCGACGGTCCGGAGCTTGCCCTGGTCGTCGATGTAGCCGTATTTTCCGTAAACTTCGCCATCGGGGTATTTGGTCTCTATTTTGTAGGTGCCATCGGCGGCTTCGTAGCCGTAGCTGTATGAGCCGTCCTCGTTGTGCTTGTTGATTTGTTTGAGGATTGGGACAGGGGTGGTGTATTGTTCGGCGGATGCTACGGTAAATACCGCGGCAACTAACAGCTaaaaattaacgttttataaaaacaagaagttttattttgttgcagTTAACAAGTATAAAAATCAAGGTTGAAACCTATAACCTTTGCAAGAGATATGTTGGAAACACTCACTTagcgttttaattattattcttcttccaaacattaaaaattttttatattattttttttgtacaaatgcCGTATCTAGTATTATTTCAGCTATTTATTTATGAGGACTAAAAGCTTTTTACCCAATTTTctaaattctgaattaaacgACATAATTTATGCAAGTGCTTATAAAATTCCAAAGTGTAAAAATCCTCTCAGCcatagaaaacttttttttaatttaaaaatgtggttGATTGCATTAgcaaaaacttttgaaaaacttgtttgtttagaacaatttaattttaaaaaaatcttttgttAAACCACGTCAATTTCCAGTCAGTTTTTAGTTCTAAAGTCTATAACATTCTCATAATACATATTGAACAAAGAAATATTCAATCACCAAACATACctacataataaaataaaatttacaatttgagaaaaaactaaaaaactaaaaaaaatagatttttactGTATTATACTTATGGTGAAGCTGTTTTAAAGATCTgtaattattgaattatttagtttttatttagtttttttttaatttagtgcaGCCACCatcaatctttttttttataaaaaaaaatattctgaaattagtaattgtgtttttaaaaatttttgataaatgatGGTCACGAAGCAGTTTATCGATTAAGAAAAAGCAACTTTTAGTCAGAACCGTATTACTGGTTGCCGATTTTTATGACATTTACATTCAAAGCTTTGATTTATCGTTACCATCGAAGACTTTCGCTGAAAGTATGAGCATTGCTTTATCAAGGAtaattcagcaaatttttaaacagcaTTGATTTATAGTTGAGATTGCTTTTTTCAAGAAGAAGATAATCCggatttttttgccaaaactgtTAAGAATTGAAAcgccaattttgtatttttccgATGGTCTCTAAATTATTCTTAAAAACTCtttcataaaaatacttttagttaCGATTGTTTTGAAGTCAATTTAAGAAGACGGTTTAATCCTTTGTAGACAAATTATTCATGTCAACGAGAGTTGTTTGTtgataatttataatatttttatgtattttctatttgtttttgtgtCAACTTAagaagtaaataataattaggcCAGTAACGCAATCGCTACGATTATTAATCGATCTTATTAACAACCTAATAAATATTaactgagaaaaaaattatacattttttgacGGCATAGCAAAAGTCTCAACTGAAAACAAACTGTAAGTAAGCGTCAGCTTGTTAATCTTACTGCAACTGTGTTTACCATTTTTAGACTTTGACCTAACTTTAAGCACACCTACATATCTTTATCCATATGCGATTAATTACTGTAAGCGACACTTCATTACGGTAATGAAATCAAGttataataagaataaaaattcaaagggtttgataatttttttataatatttttgacgtttttgaatgac
Proteins encoded:
- the LOC659631 gene encoding uncharacterized protein LOC659631 isoform X2 — its product is MRLYLLVAAVFTVASAEQYTTPVPILKQINKHNEDGSYSYGYEAADGTYKIETKYPDGEVYGKYGYIDDQGKLRTVEYGASRRGFEPAGNEIQVPPPTLKINNDYARPLGQDEDDGQYREDPSVYYKNDPYARSNNQQRPPTAYRPQPRPQPAYQPSYQPSYQPSFRPQTSFNNFPSQPNYYNPAPPAYPNYHPFQGHPATNVDLNSGSYTVNYRR
- the LOC659631 gene encoding adhesive plaque matrix protein isoform X1 gives rise to the protein MRLYLLVAAVFTVASAEQYTTPVPILKQINKHNEDGSYSYGYEAADGTYKIETKYPDGEVYGKYGYIDDQGKLRTVEYGASRRGFEPAGNEIQVPPPTLKINNDYARPLGQDEDDGQYREDPSVYYKNDPYARSNNQQRYPQSIYRQPPFEPQPAYNPRPAYRPPTAYRPQPRPQPAYQPSYQPSYQPSFRPQTSFNNFPSQPNYYNPAPPAYPNYHPFQGHPATNVDLNSGSYTVNYRR